A genome region from Cucurbita pepo subsp. pepo cultivar mu-cu-16 chromosome LG02, ASM280686v2, whole genome shotgun sequence includes the following:
- the LOC111788422 gene encoding cationic amino acid transporter 1-like: MLSVFCYTEFAVEIPAAGGSFAYLRVELGDFVAFIAAGNILLEYVIGSAAVARSWTSYFATLCNHHPNDFRIHVSSFPDSYNQLDPIAIIVIVVICTLAVASTKGSSRFNYVASIFHVAIILFIVIAGLTKANPKNFTPFAPYGPRGIFVASAVLFFAYVGFDAVSTMAEETKNPAKDIPIGLVGSMVITTLAYCILKREVEDERVRDTRGAWESASESATVRRSGA, from the exons ATGCTTTCTGTCTTTTGTTACACTGAATTTGCTGTGGAGATTCCAGCAGCTG GTGGATCATTCGCCTACCTAAGGGTAGAACTAGGAGACTTCGTTGCATTCATCGCAGCGGGCAACATCCTCCTCGAATATGTAATTGGCAGCGCTGCTGTGGCCCGTTCATGGACTTCATACTTTGCAACTTTGTGCAATCACCATCCGAACGATTTTCGCATCCACGTCTCGTCTTTCCCCGACTCCTACAACCAGCTCGACCCCATCGCCATCATTGTGATCGTCGTCATTTGCACCTTGGCTGTAGCCAGCACCAAAGGCTCCTCCCGCTTCAACTATGTTGCTTCCATTTTCCACGTTGCCATCATCCTCTTCATTGTCATTGCCGGCCTCACCAAGGCCAACCCGAAAAACTTCACTCCCTTTGCCCCCTATGGCCCTCGTGGCATCTTCGTAGCCTCTGCCGTTTTGTTCTTTGCATACGTTGGATTCGACGCCGTTTCGACAATGGCTGAGGAAACTAAGAACCCTGCTAAAGATATACCTATTGGTCTTGTTGGGTCAATGGTGATCACCACATTAGCCTATTGCATTCTT AAACGCGAGGTTGAAGACGAGCGCGTGAGAGACACGCGAGGCGCGTGGGAGTCCGCGAGTGAGAGCGCCACTGTGCGCAGATCAGGCGCATGA